In Diachasmimorpha longicaudata isolate KC_UGA_2023 chromosome 4, iyDiaLong2, whole genome shotgun sequence, a single genomic region encodes these proteins:
- the LOC135161664 gene encoding uncharacterized protein LOC135161664 has protein sequence MIGIQSALFIIGMTIGMVYGEGNQKVIVQSIKINDIADNPYFSQWAADIHSSGEKISFKTPFKQELPANMKVKLEISLDGDDLPEAEMDLCDIFDDDTLGKDLIEHGLPDGQFPTECPIQGGDNFEVQDYPLPKDEKIPQGTKDGPFHSVVSIYEEGKDPIIIIEADGEVMHY, from the exons ATGATCGGAATTCAGTCTGCTCTGTTCATTATCGGAATGACCATTGGAATGGTCTACGGAGAA GGAAATCAAAAAGTCATCGTCCAGagcattaaaattaatgatattGCCGATAATCCATATTTCAGCCAATGGGCTGCTGATATTCATTCTTctggtgaaaaaatttcattcaagaCTCCCTTCAAACAAGAACTTCCTGCGAACATGAAA GTAAAATTAGAAATCTCGTTGGATGGTGATGATCTTCCAGAAGCAGAGATGGACCTGTGTGATATCTTTGATGATGACACCTTGGGTAAAGATTTGATTGAACATGGATTACCGGATGGTCAATTCCCGACGGAGTGTCCTATCCAAGGG GGTGACAACTTCGAAGTTCAAGACTATCCACTACCTAAGGATGAAAAAATACCACAGGGTACTAAGGACGGACCGTTCCACAGTGTAGTAAGCATCTATGAAGAGGGAAAAGATCCTATCATCATCATTGAAGCCGATGGAGAAGTGATGCACTACTAG